The Lentisphaera araneosa HTCC2155 genome has a segment encoding these proteins:
- a CDS encoding VWA domain-containing protein, which yields MSDFHFIRPYFLLALIPMLLLTYLLLKRHNVIQLWGKVIAPHLLEHLLIESGTKSRLRPHHIFIFAGFLSIFALAGPTYEKEASPFSEDQAALVIILKTTPSMLAQDVQPSRLSRSAQKISDLLTKRKGTKTALIAYAGSAHLVLPLTEDQKILSRFASELDPSIMPKEGSSLKAALDLANKVLQEGKIPGTVLLMCDGINQQEQAELKESPYPFAVQVYASAGPPGAKAPLDIPPVQALNENDLKTTAQKLRGSVTKMTVNDEDLNRVNSHIESSMQASMKEGGERWKDSGYVLVPFILMLSLLWFRKGWELNYE from the coding sequence ATGAGTGATTTTCATTTTATTCGCCCCTATTTTTTATTAGCGCTGATTCCCATGCTCTTGCTGACTTATCTTTTGCTTAAGCGCCATAATGTGATTCAACTTTGGGGCAAAGTCATTGCGCCACATTTACTTGAACATCTCCTGATTGAGTCGGGGACGAAATCCCGTTTGCGCCCTCACCACATCTTTATTTTTGCGGGCTTTCTAAGTATTTTTGCTTTGGCAGGCCCCACTTACGAAAAAGAAGCCTCGCCCTTTAGTGAAGACCAAGCCGCCTTAGTCATTATTCTCAAAACCACCCCTTCCATGCTCGCTCAAGACGTCCAGCCGAGCCGCTTGAGTCGCAGTGCACAGAAAATCTCCGACCTCTTGACCAAACGCAAGGGAACAAAGACCGCTCTCATTGCCTATGCGGGCAGTGCCCACCTCGTCTTGCCCCTCACCGAAGATCAAAAGATTTTATCTCGCTTTGCCTCAGAACTCGATCCATCTATTATGCCCAAAGAAGGCAGTTCTTTAAAAGCAGCCCTCGATTTAGCCAATAAAGTTCTCCAAGAAGGAAAAATTCCTGGAACCGTGCTCTTAATGTGCGACGGTATTAACCAACAAGAACAAGCTGAACTCAAAGAGAGTCCGTACCCCTTTGCGGTACAAGTTTACGCAAGTGCTGGGCCTCCCGGTGCAAAAGCGCCTTTGGATATCCCACCGGTCCAAGCTTTGAACGAGAATGATTTAAAAACCACGGCTCAAAAATTGCGCGGCTCTGTGACAAAAATGACCGTTAATGATGAAGATTTAAATCGCGTCAACTCACATATAGAAAGTAGTATGCAGGCCTCTATGAAAGAAGGTGGTGAACGTTGGAAAGACTCGGGTTACGTTTTGGTTCCCTTCATTCTCATGCTCTCACTTTTATGGTTCCGCAAAGGCTGGGAGTTGAACTATGAATAA
- a CDS encoding tetratricopeptide repeat protein, whose protein sequence is MNKKITLHISLIIAVLASVTFYVTQGKSIDSFNDFWQTKNQQGQVALEKAEFAKAAKLFEDPLKRGQALYKNAQFEEAAIAFNQAGTAEAYFNSANSLIMMGNYDLAIKSYDRALELKPKFSEAQFNRELALKRKKILDDAKDKMDEGTGGKLGADEIVFDDKPAQNNQSSVEVTTEETMSEAEINELWMRRVQSKPRDFMKIKFSYQLSREGENNE, encoded by the coding sequence ATGAATAAAAAAATCACTCTCCACATCAGCCTCATAATTGCGGTCCTCGCAAGCGTGACTTTTTACGTGACTCAGGGGAAAAGTATTGATTCATTTAATGATTTTTGGCAAACAAAAAACCAACAGGGCCAAGTCGCATTAGAGAAAGCTGAATTTGCGAAGGCCGCAAAACTTTTTGAGGATCCCCTGAAACGAGGTCAGGCTTTGTATAAAAATGCGCAATTCGAAGAAGCCGCCATCGCCTTTAATCAAGCGGGAACCGCCGAAGCCTACTTCAATTCGGCGAACTCACTCATTATGATGGGCAACTATGATCTAGCCATCAAATCTTACGATCGCGCCCTTGAACTCAAGCCCAAATTTAGTGAAGCCCAATTTAATCGAGAACTTGCCCTCAAGCGAAAAAAAATCTTGGATGACGCCAAGGATAAAATGGACGAGGGGACAGGAGGAAAACTCGGTGCCGATGAAATCGTTTTCGATGATAAACCGGCTCAGAATAATCAAAGCTCAGTCGAAGTAACTACGGAAGAGACGATGAGTGAAGCCGAAATCAACGAGCTGTGGATGCGACGCGTGCAAAGTAAACCTCGAGATTTTATGAAAATTAAGTTCTCTTACCAACTGAGCCGAGAAGGTGAAAACAATGAATAA